The following coding sequences lie in one Pirellulales bacterium genomic window:
- a CDS encoding hydrolase, with protein sequence MPDAPAPLPRSPELMSRHDTALLVVDVQGKLITLIPEYRRIVWNIRRLIDGAKIFGLPLAGTEQYPQGLGPTVPELASLLGDIPGKTAFSCGECGKLFHQWESRGVRKILLSGIEAHVCVSQTAHDLMAAGFRVYLAADAAGSRFEIDYTTGLRRLESAGATITTTEAALFEWCERSGTPEFKQISALVREQPPGK encoded by the coding sequence ATGCCCGATGCTCCCGCTCCCCTGCCGCGCAGCCCCGAGCTCATGTCGCGGCACGATACGGCCCTGCTGGTCGTCGACGTGCAGGGCAAACTCATCACGCTGATACCCGAATATCGTCGGATCGTGTGGAATATTCGGCGCCTGATCGACGGAGCGAAGATTTTCGGGCTCCCGCTGGCCGGCACGGAGCAGTATCCCCAGGGCCTGGGCCCCACCGTTCCGGAGCTAGCCAGCCTGCTGGGGGATATCCCCGGCAAGACCGCCTTCAGTTGCGGCGAGTGCGGCAAGCTCTTCCACCAATGGGAATCTCGCGGGGTGCGAAAAATTCTACTCTCGGGAATCGAGGCCCACGTCTGCGTCAGCCAGACGGCCCACGACCTGATGGCGGCCGGCTTCCGCGTCTACCTGGCGGCCGACGCCGCCGGTTCCCGTTTCGAGATCGATTACACCACCGGCCTGCGCCGCCTCGAATCGGCCGGCGCGACGATCACCACCACCGAAGCCGCCCTGTTCGAATGGTGCGAACGCTCCGGCACGCCGGAGTTCAAACAGATCAGTGCGCTAGTCCGTGAGCAGCCACCTGGCAAGTGA
- a CDS encoding DUF1501 domain-containing protein — protein MLRLIGKGTAHTCDGITRRDFLEAGTLSAIGLTLPQLMAMQAQGAVTPAHDERSVIMIFNLGAPSQLDTWDMKPDAPAEIRGPFKPITTSAPGIEISEIFPQMARHADKFSLVRSCYHTAAAVHDTGHQMMQTGRLFTGGINTPHAGCAVSYLRGRKSDLPAHVILPEPMGRTGGNLPHGQDAGFLGKAHDPFVLMADPSKPDFQVPDLLPPKEIGEVRLARRRKLRSIVDERVKAFETSASAQQLDNNFEAAFRLMTSTQAREAFDLTREKPETRERYGMTRFGQSCLLSRRLIEAGVRFVTVNTFLTVFDEITWDIHGSKPFTSIEGMRDIVAPMYDQAYSALLEDLSQRGLLENTMVCNLAEFGRTPKVNPAGGRDHWPQCWTVSFAGGGVQGGRVVGRSDPIGGVPAERPVEPAEIVATIYKSLGLDLETKLPGPQSRPFPLVDFGVHEIRELFA, from the coding sequence ATGCTGCGACTGATCGGCAAGGGCACGGCGCACACCTGCGACGGCATCACGCGGCGCGATTTTCTCGAGGCGGGCACCCTCTCGGCCATCGGACTCACGCTGCCGCAGCTCATGGCGATGCAGGCGCAGGGCGCCGTCACCCCCGCGCACGATGAACGCAGCGTGATCATGATCTTCAACCTGGGCGCGCCGAGCCAGCTCGACACCTGGGACATGAAGCCCGACGCGCCGGCCGAGATCCGCGGTCCCTTCAAGCCAATCACCACGTCGGCCCCCGGCATCGAGATCTCCGAGATCTTCCCGCAGATGGCGCGGCACGCCGACAAGTTCTCCCTCGTGCGAAGCTGCTACCACACGGCGGCCGCGGTCCACGATACTGGTCACCAGATGATGCAGACGGGGCGCCTCTTTACCGGCGGCATCAACACACCCCACGCCGGGTGTGCCGTCTCGTACCTGCGTGGGCGGAAGAGCGACCTGCCGGCGCACGTGATCCTGCCCGAGCCGATGGGCCGCACTGGCGGCAATCTGCCGCACGGACAAGACGCCGGGTTCCTCGGCAAGGCGCACGATCCTTTCGTGCTGATGGCCGATCCGTCGAAGCCCGACTTCCAAGTGCCCGACCTGCTGCCCCCCAAGGAAATCGGTGAAGTACGACTCGCGCGGCGCCGCAAGCTACGCTCCATCGTCGACGAGCGCGTGAAGGCCTTCGAGACGAGCGCCAGCGCCCAGCAGCTCGACAACAACTTCGAGGCGGCCTTCCGTCTGATGACGAGCACGCAGGCCCGCGAGGCCTTCGACCTAACTCGCGAAAAACCCGAGACGCGCGAGCGTTACGGCATGACGCGCTTCGGCCAAAGCTGCCTGCTCAGCCGGCGCTTGATCGAGGCGGGCGTGCGCTTCGTCACCGTGAATACTTTTCTGACGGTGTTCGACGAGATCACCTGGGACATCCACGGATCGAAGCCGTTCACCTCGATCGAAGGCATGCGCGACATCGTCGCCCCGATGTACGATCAGGCCTACAGTGCGTTGCTCGAGGATCTGAGCCAGCGCGGCCTGCTCGAGAACACCATGGTCTGCAATCTGGCCGAGTTCGGCCGCACGCCCAAGGTGAACCCCGCCGGCGGGCGCGATCACTGGCCGCAATGCTGGACCGTGTCGTTCGCCGGGGGGGGCGTGCAAGGGGGGCGTGTCGTGGGGCGCAGCGATCCGATCGGCGGCGTGCCGGCCGAGCGGCCGGTCGAGCCGGCGGAGATCGTGGCCACGATCTACAAGAGCCTCGGACTCGATCTGGAAACGAAGCTGCCTGGCCCGCAGTCGCGGCCGTTCCCGCTGGTCGATTTCGGCGTCCACGAGATTCGCGAGCTGTTCGCGTAA
- a CDS encoding US12 family protein produces MSYVDDNNPYRAGLGTLAAQADVNERAEFITKTYLHLAGAVSAFVGLVYLLLNFFPATEQLVQWMTGGYAWLVVLGAFMLVSWIAQSWAMSATSIGLQYAGLSLYVVAQAFITLPLVWVAQNFAAPGTIPAAAVITLVLFGGLTAIVFVTRYDFSFLRGILMLSGFVALGVIVCSILFSFNLGMLFTALMIAFACGYILYDTSNIMYHYRIGQHVAAALGLFASVVLLFWWVLRLVMASRD; encoded by the coding sequence ATGAGTTACGTCGACGACAACAATCCATATCGTGCCGGTCTCGGCACCCTGGCCGCGCAGGCCGATGTCAACGAGCGAGCCGAGTTCATCACGAAGACTTACCTGCACCTGGCCGGTGCGGTGAGCGCCTTCGTTGGGCTCGTGTACCTGTTGCTGAATTTCTTTCCGGCGACCGAACAACTCGTGCAATGGATGACCGGTGGTTACGCCTGGCTCGTCGTGCTCGGCGCCTTCATGCTGGTGAGTTGGATCGCGCAGAGCTGGGCCATGTCGGCCACGTCGATCGGTCTCCAGTATGCCGGCCTTTCGCTCTACGTCGTGGCGCAAGCCTTCATCACGCTGCCACTCGTCTGGGTCGCGCAGAACTTCGCCGCGCCGGGTACTATACCCGCGGCCGCGGTTATTACGCTCGTCCTCTTCGGTGGTCTGACGGCCATCGTCTTTGTCACGCGGTACGACTTTTCGTTCCTGCGCGGCATTCTCATGCTGTCGGGCTTCGTGGCCCTCGGCGTGATCGTGTGCAGCATCCTGTTCAGCTTCAACCTGGGCATGCTGTTCACCGCGCTGATGATCGCCTTCGCCTGCGGCTACATCCTCTACGACACGTCAAACATCATGTACCACTACCGCATCGGCCAGCACGTGGCGGCTGCCCTCGGGTTATTCGCCTCGGTGGTGTTGCTCTTCTGGTGGGTGTTGCGACTCGTGATGGCCTCGCGCGACTAA
- the ispF gene encoding 2-C-methyl-D-erythritol 2,4-cyclodiphosphate synthase produces the protein MGDDATLAARVGIGHDTHRLAPGGPLRLGGIDVPFEHGLVGHSDADVLLHAVTDALLGAAAQGDIGELFPDTDPANRGRDSADMLIAARQRVAAAGYRVSNVDCIVFAERPKLSPFKDAIRERLAALLEIPIDRVGVKAKTGEAVGPVGRMEAIMAQAIIAIEPC, from the coding sequence CTGGGAGACGACGCCACGCTCGCTGCAAGAGTTGGAATCGGACACGATACGCATCGCCTGGCCCCCGGCGGTCCGTTGCGATTGGGCGGGATCGACGTCCCCTTCGAGCACGGTCTAGTGGGGCATAGCGATGCCGACGTGCTCCTGCACGCCGTGACCGATGCCCTGTTGGGCGCCGCGGCGCAGGGAGACATCGGCGAGCTGTTTCCCGACACCGATCCGGCGAACCGTGGTCGCGATTCGGCCGATATGTTGATCGCCGCTCGCCAGCGCGTGGCGGCCGCCGGTTATCGCGTCTCGAACGTCGATTGCATCGTGTTCGCCGAGCGACCCAAACTTTCACCCTTCAAGGATGCCATTCGCGAGCGCCTGGCCGCCCTGCTCGAGATACCGATCGATCGTGTCGGCGTCAAAGCCAAGACGGGAGAAGCCGTCGGGCCGGTCGGGCGGATGGAAGCGATCATGGCCCAGGCAATCATCGCGATCGAACCATGTTGA
- the cysS gene encoding cysteine--tRNA ligase encodes MAIRIYNTLSKNKEPFEPLQPGKVGIYLCGPTVYKPSHIGHMVGPVIFDTIKRYLVYCGFDVTLVINVTDIDDKLINESRTRGMTMPELAREMTDDYMANLQAMGVETVDHFPRATDNIEEIIALTRTLVDGGFAYVAAGGDVYFEVGKDPEYGKLSHRSVEALVGEGGDMADRKRSAADFALWKGAKPGEPSWPSPWGPGRPGWHIECSAMSRRLLGESFDIHGGGLDLVFPHHENEIAQSECCHGKPQAKYWLHNGLMQAADEVGKVGGRNTRTAADGDDRAEQEAGKMGKSKGASAFRDLLQQYSAETIRFFLLSTHYRRPIYYSAERLDEVGTSLATFYRFFERFARVAGSSFYELQPPVRRGAQHDAKSLGAAERERYLETMDDDFNTGGAIGVLFDLVRLLNKFVDENKLEERDKQTPELMGRLREGALTLRELSAILGLFREPVVQADAAGGDDLADGLMQLIIEIRAESRKKKDFATADKIRDALTALRVTLEDRPDGTGWKRAAP; translated from the coding sequence ATGGCGATTCGCATCTACAACACGCTGTCGAAGAATAAAGAACCCTTCGAACCGTTGCAGCCCGGCAAGGTGGGCATCTACCTGTGCGGGCCCACGGTCTACAAGCCCAGCCACATCGGCCACATGGTCGGGCCGGTGATCTTCGACACGATCAAGCGCTATCTCGTCTACTGCGGCTTCGACGTGACGCTGGTGATCAACGTCACCGACATCGACGACAAGTTGATTAACGAATCGCGCACGCGCGGCATGACGATGCCCGAGCTCGCGCGCGAGATGACCGACGACTACATGGCCAACCTCCAGGCGATGGGAGTCGAAACGGTCGATCACTTCCCGCGCGCCACCGACAACATCGAAGAGATCATCGCCCTGACCAGAACGCTCGTCGATGGCGGCTTCGCCTACGTGGCCGCAGGGGGGGACGTCTACTTCGAGGTGGGCAAGGATCCCGAATATGGCAAGCTGAGCCATCGCTCGGTCGAGGCGCTCGTCGGCGAAGGGGGCGACATGGCCGATCGCAAGCGCTCGGCCGCCGACTTCGCCCTGTGGAAGGGGGCCAAGCCGGGCGAGCCCTCGTGGCCCAGCCCCTGGGGACCCGGCCGGCCTGGGTGGCATATCGAATGCTCGGCCATGAGCCGCCGGTTGCTCGGCGAGTCGTTCGACATTCACGGCGGCGGGCTGGATCTCGTCTTCCCGCACCACGAAAACGAAATCGCCCAGAGCGAATGCTGCCACGGCAAACCCCAGGCCAAGTACTGGCTGCACAATGGACTGATGCAGGCGGCCGATGAAGTCGGCAAAGTCGGCGGACGCAACACGCGCACCGCGGCCGATGGCGACGATCGCGCCGAGCAAGAAGCGGGCAAGATGGGCAAATCGAAGGGGGCCAGCGCCTTCCGCGACCTGCTCCAGCAATACTCGGCCGAGACGATCCGCTTCTTTTTGCTATCGACGCACTACCGCCGACCGATCTACTACAGCGCCGAGCGTCTCGACGAGGTCGGCACCAGCCTGGCCACGTTCTATCGTTTCTTCGAGCGTTTCGCCCGCGTCGCGGGCTCGAGCTTCTACGAGTTGCAGCCCCCCGTGCGGCGCGGCGCCCAGCACGACGCGAAGAGTCTCGGCGCGGCCGAGCGCGAGCGCTATCTCGAAACCATGGACGACGATTTCAACACCGGCGGCGCCATCGGCGTGCTGTTCGATCTCGTCCGGTTGCTCAATAAGTTCGTCGACGAAAACAAGCTGGAAGAGCGCGACAAGCAAACGCCCGAGCTGATGGGCCGGCTGCGCGAAGGCGCCCTCACCTTGCGCGAGCTGTCGGCCATTCTGGGCCTGTTCCGCGAGCCGGTCGTTCAAGCTGACGCCGCCGGGGGGGACGATCTGGCCGATGGACTGATGCAGCTCATCATCGAGATCCGCGCCGAGTCGCGCAAGAAGAAGGACTTCGCCACGGCCGACAAGATTCGCGACGCGCTCACTGCCCTGCGCGTCACGCTCGAGGATCGCCCCGACGGCACCGGTTGGAAGCGCGCCGCGCCGTAA
- the ruvC gene encoding crossover junction endodeoxyribonuclease RuvC produces the protein MNHPASTLRILGVDPGLNITGYGVLDVSGGQPQLVEAGVVRGKTRGSLTARLAEIHEGLAEVIATLAPAAMSLEQLYSHYQRPRTAILMGHARGVICLAASQAGVPVFHYNATQIKRVLTGNGRAPKLQVQQAIERELRLTSRPDPPDVADALAIAICHYYLNRDGIRRARARKA, from the coding sequence ATGAACCATCCTGCCAGCACGCTGCGGATCCTGGGCGTTGATCCGGGCCTCAACATCACGGGCTACGGCGTGCTCGACGTTAGCGGCGGGCAACCGCAGTTGGTCGAGGCCGGTGTCGTGCGCGGCAAGACGCGTGGGTCGCTCACTGCCCGACTGGCCGAGATCCACGAAGGACTGGCCGAGGTGATCGCCACGCTTGCCCCGGCGGCCATGTCGCTCGAGCAGCTCTACAGCCATTACCAGCGGCCGCGTACGGCGATCTTAATGGGTCATGCACGGGGCGTGATCTGTCTGGCCGCCTCGCAAGCGGGGGTGCCGGTCTTTCACTACAACGCCACGCAGATCAAGCGCGTGCTCACCGGCAATGGCCGCGCGCCTAAGCTGCAGGTGCAGCAGGCGATCGAGCGCGAGCTGCGGCTCACCTCGCGGCCCGACCCCCCCGACGTGGCCGACGCCTTGGCCATTGCCATTTGTCACTACTATCTGAACCGCGACGGCATACGCCGCGCCCGCGCTCGCAAGGCCTGA
- a CDS encoding Holliday junction DNA helicase RuvA: MITRITGRLLAVSEEYVTLAVGAFEYEVLIPEFCRRQLQHEIGNEVSLHTIDYLEGNPMQGRLTPRLVGFLSQVEREFFNLFCSVDGVGVKKALRAMIRPVPEVAQAIEEQEIKVLSALPGIGPAMAERIVAKLRRKVPKFALLVARDLPAGADVERDVVDETYEVLRTLGHSESDCRRLIEAALSRKKKYKDVQELLTAVYDQTHAG; the protein is encoded by the coding sequence GTGATTACGCGCATCACGGGCCGGCTGCTGGCAGTCTCGGAGGAGTACGTCACGCTCGCCGTGGGGGCGTTCGAGTACGAGGTGCTCATTCCCGAATTTTGCCGCCGCCAGTTGCAGCACGAGATCGGCAACGAGGTGAGCCTGCACACGATCGACTATCTCGAAGGAAACCCGATGCAGGGGCGGCTCACGCCCCGACTGGTCGGCTTCTTGAGCCAGGTCGAGCGTGAGTTCTTCAACCTGTTCTGCTCGGTCGACGGCGTGGGGGTGAAGAAGGCGCTGCGGGCCATGATCCGTCCCGTCCCCGAGGTGGCCCAGGCGATCGAGGAGCAAGAGATCAAGGTCCTCTCGGCGTTACCGGGCATCGGCCCCGCGATGGCCGAGCGCATCGTGGCCAAGCTGCGCCGCAAGGTGCCGAAGTTCGCGCTGCTGGTGGCCCGCGATCTCCCCGCCGGCGCGGACGTCGAGCGCGACGTGGTGGATGAAACCTACGAAGTGTTGCGCACGCTGGGGCATTCGGAAAGCGACTGCCGCCGCCTGATCGAAGCGGCACTGTCGCGGAAGAAGAAATACAAAGACGTGCAAGAACTGCTCACCGCGGTCTACGATCAGACGCACGCGGGGTGA
- a CDS encoding type II toxin-antitoxin system RelE/ParE family toxin, whose product MEIVFHHLAAEEARAAEAWYSVRSVQAAERFRDSVMNAAVAIRADTGTHEIAGTKFCYIRVKSFPYRLIYVLEAPGRVRILAVAHHRRRPAYWKDRR is encoded by the coding sequence GTGGAAATCGTCTTCCATCATCTTGCCGCGGAGGAAGCTCGTGCTGCCGAGGCGTGGTATTCCGTTCGCAGTGTGCAGGCGGCGGAGCGTTTTCGGGACTCGGTGATGAACGCCGCAGTGGCCATCAGGGCAGATACAGGAACGCACGAGATTGCCGGTACAAAGTTCTGCTACATACGCGTGAAGTCGTTCCCTTACCGACTCATTTATGTGCTCGAAGCCCCTGGGCGAGTCCGTATACTCGCCGTGGCCCATCATCGCCGCCGTCCTGCCTACTGGAAAGACCGAAGGTAG
- a CDS encoding exo-alpha-sialidase, whose protein sequence is MRRNRQILAILFLPFCCRVGLAAEPKVERQVVVFGQEGLFAGWPANHGLWGWGDELLVGFSVGQHANLGEERHNIDRGKPEYHVLARSLDGGESWQTEYPHERGQLINFGGMRHGTQDPAHAEAAARPITEPIDFTHPDFSMTLRFSGVDGGSSRLYYSYDRGHTWQGPFEVPSFGQLGVMARTDYLVNGPRDCHVFLTASKKNHQEGRVFCGRTTDGGLSWEFLSYVGPSPNGFSIMPSTVRLSPEKLVLATRRRAAEDEPKHRWIDLWKSDDNGQSWQALGDAVDDLGEGNPPAMIRLADGRLCLTYGVRKAPYEIQAKFSRDEGLTWSAPFVLQTGGGGRDLGYPRTLQRPDGKVVTLYYFYPQESPFRRIMATIWDPGSR, encoded by the coding sequence ATGCGCCGTAACCGGCAAATCCTCGCCATTTTATTTCTGCCGTTTTGTTGCCGTGTGGGGTTGGCGGCCGAACCGAAGGTCGAACGGCAGGTCGTAGTCTTTGGCCAAGAGGGGCTTTTTGCCGGTTGGCCGGCGAATCATGGTCTGTGGGGTTGGGGGGACGAGTTGCTGGTGGGCTTCAGCGTCGGGCAGCACGCCAATCTGGGCGAAGAGCGGCACAACATCGACCGTGGCAAACCAGAGTACCACGTGCTGGCCCGCAGTCTCGATGGTGGCGAATCGTGGCAGACGGAGTATCCTCACGAGCGCGGTCAGCTCATCAACTTCGGCGGTATGCGACACGGCACGCAGGATCCCGCACACGCCGAAGCGGCCGCGCGGCCGATCACCGAACCGATCGACTTCACGCATCCCGACTTCTCGATGACGCTGCGTTTCAGCGGCGTCGACGGCGGCAGCTCTCGGCTCTACTATTCGTACGACCGCGGGCACACGTGGCAGGGGCCGTTCGAGGTCCCCTCGTTCGGCCAGTTGGGGGTCATGGCCCGCACCGATTACCTGGTGAACGGCCCGCGCGATTGCCATGTCTTTCTGACGGCGTCGAAAAAGAACCACCAGGAGGGGCGCGTGTTTTGCGGCCGGACGACCGACGGTGGCCTGAGTTGGGAGTTCCTCTCGTACGTGGGACCGTCGCCGAATGGCTTCTCGATCATGCCCTCGACCGTTCGCCTCTCGCCCGAGAAGCTGGTGCTGGCGACCCGTCGCCGCGCGGCCGAGGACGAGCCCAAGCATCGCTGGATCGACCTCTGGAAATCGGACGACAACGGGCAGAGCTGGCAGGCGCTCGGCGACGCGGTCGACGACTTGGGCGAGGGCAATCCTCCCGCGATGATTCGCTTGGCCGACGGCAGGCTGTGCCTGACTTACGGCGTGCGCAAGGCGCCTTATGAAATACAGGCGAAATTCAGCCGCGACGAGGGCCTCACGTGGAGCGCGCCGTTCGTGCTGCAAACCGGGGGCGGTGGCCGAGACCTGGGCTATCCCCGCACCCTGCAGCGCCCCGACGGAAAAGTGGTCACGCTGTATTACTTCTATCCGCAGGAGAGTCCGTTCCGTCGCATCATGGCCACGATTTGGGATCCAGGCAGTAGGTGA
- a CDS encoding glycosyltransferase family 39 protein has protein sequence MVASGAVLGRADMGKVMHGGSMDPTIAAQPRAHESPTANREAQRSAATATSVRLLWQHRAVLVLATLFVTVPFLGKPLHIDDPLFVWSAQHLQSDPVDFYGFNVNWFGYSAPMSDMMKNPPLASYYIAAAATLLGFGEVGLHTAQLLPTIAAVLGTFELARLLCRRPFLATLVALTTPVFVICASTLMCDVPFLALWVWSLVCWHRGLHEERQGLLLAGAVLATLAALTKYFGMCLVPLMLLDAIDVRRKATWGMLWLLVPVLAMLAFERVTESMYGFGLVSDAQSYASRANETEGAPRNLQGFFRLVVYIGGCVVGVALFAPRCWQYWTLGVTVVASLVLSFLALYRGWADVLQQVTSLTTGEGWRLFAHVFVFLLAGFTVLGLVVSDFAAQRQRSKLLLGGWMVGTLLFAGFVNWTINGRSVLPMVPALGILVARRLEETESDVAEKKWLDEISLRDAAPLLVGLAAAMLATAGDYEHAASARRAAEILARDHRPQDQQFTFVGHWGFQYYFEKLGVAPLDSSRIRFQEGDVVVAPLANTNTVLLPTELAEVKTAVTMNMKLPVATQRKQANAGFYGTSYGRLPWRLGSVPADQYLVQVLRRDFKLDLPPPAIR, from the coding sequence ATGGTTGCGTCTGGCGCGGTGCTTGGCCGGGCAGACATGGGCAAGGTCATGCACGGGGGAAGCATGGATCCGACGATCGCGGCACAGCCACGCGCACACGAATCGCCAACAGCAAATCGCGAAGCACAGCGGTCTGCTGCCACCGCGACCTCGGTGCGACTCCTGTGGCAGCATCGGGCCGTCCTGGTGCTCGCGACGCTCTTCGTCACGGTCCCCTTTCTCGGCAAGCCGTTGCACATCGACGACCCCCTCTTCGTCTGGTCGGCGCAGCATCTCCAATCCGATCCGGTCGACTTCTACGGGTTCAATGTCAACTGGTTCGGCTATTCGGCGCCCATGTCGGACATGATGAAGAACCCCCCTCTGGCCTCCTATTACATCGCGGCGGCGGCCACGCTGCTGGGCTTTGGCGAGGTCGGTCTGCACACGGCCCAACTTCTGCCCACGATCGCCGCGGTGCTCGGCACCTTCGAGTTGGCGCGGCTGCTCTGCCGGCGTCCGTTCCTGGCGACGCTCGTCGCCCTGACGACCCCCGTCTTCGTGATCTGTGCCAGCACGCTGATGTGCGACGTGCCGTTCCTGGCGCTGTGGGTTTGGTCGCTCGTGTGCTGGCATCGCGGGTTGCACGAAGAACGGCAGGGGCTGCTCCTGGCGGGCGCCGTGCTTGCCACGCTGGCGGCACTCACCAAATACTTCGGCATGTGCCTCGTGCCGCTCATGCTGCTCGACGCCATCGACGTGCGCCGCAAAGCCACCTGGGGCATGCTCTGGCTGCTCGTGCCGGTGCTGGCCATGCTCGCCTTCGAGCGAGTCACCGAATCGATGTACGGCTTCGGACTGGTCTCGGACGCACAATCGTATGCCTCTCGGGCGAATGAAACCGAAGGCGCCCCGCGCAACTTGCAGGGCTTTTTCCGGCTGGTCGTCTATATCGGCGGCTGCGTCGTGGGAGTGGCCTTGTTTGCGCCGCGCTGCTGGCAGTATTGGACGCTCGGCGTTACGGTGGTCGCGTCCCTCGTGCTTTCATTCCTGGCGCTCTACCGCGGCTGGGCCGACGTGCTGCAGCAAGTCACCAGCCTGACCACGGGCGAAGGCTGGCGCCTCTTCGCCCACGTGTTCGTCTTTCTGCTGGCCGGGTTCACCGTGCTGGGTCTGGTGGTCTCGGATTTTGCTGCCCAGCGCCAGCGTTCGAAACTTCTGCTGGGGGGCTGGATGGTCGGCACGCTCCTGTTCGCCGGCTTCGTCAATTGGACGATCAACGGCCGCTCGGTGCTGCCCATGGTGCCGGCGCTCGGCATACTCGTGGCACGACGACTTGAAGAAACCGAAAGTGATGTCGCTGAGAAAAAGTGGCTGGACGAAATCAGTCTCCGCGACGCGGCGCCCTTGCTGGTCGGTCTTGCCGCGGCCATGCTAGCTACGGCGGGAGATTACGAACACGCGGCCTCTGCCCGACGCGCTGCCGAGATCCTGGCCCGCGACCATCGTCCGCAGGACCAGCAGTTTACCTTCGTCGGACATTGGGGCTTCCAATACTATTTCGAAAAGCTGGGCGTTGCGCCGCTCGATTCGAGCCGAATTCGCTTCCAGGAGGGCGATGTCGTCGTGGCCCCACTGGCCAATACGAACACGGTGCTTCTGCCTACCGAACTTGCCGAAGTGAAGACCGCCGTCACGATGAACATGAAACTGCCCGTGGCCACCCAGCGGAAGCAGGCAAACGCGGGCTTCTACGGCACCAGCTATGGTCGGCTCCCCTGGCGGTTGGGATCTGTTCCTGCGGACCAATACCTGGTACAGGTTCTACGGCGCGATTTCAAATTGGATCTTCCCCCGCCGGCCATTCGCTAA